A stretch of the Rhinoderma darwinii isolate aRhiDar2 chromosome 3, aRhiDar2.hap1, whole genome shotgun sequence genome encodes the following:
- the LOC142750359 gene encoding protocadherin alpha-8-like → MLNQNQHHQGTSRLVYFLLLQMSWDVVLSQLHYTMPEESKHGTFIGRIAQDLGLDIGEINSRMLHIVSRDEKEYFQVNLQNGILFVKETIDRESLCTDTPFCIIPLQVIVDKPVQMYRVNVEIEDINDNSPVFSSSITNLIISELRPAGSRFPLLGAIDPDLGTNSIVNYELSASDYFALDFQKYMNEIRSLELVLKKTLDREKQSVHNLTLIAYDGGKPRLSGTTQIAITVEDVNDNAPSFDQPFYQCSVIENAGEGTLVFKLNATDLDLGKNGEISYKFSNMEMEKVSRIFILDKQTGEIRVKGEIDFEKTKMYEIRIDATDNGDHPMVGHCKVLVTVVDVNDNPPEMTVTSLSVPVPENSPKGTTVAIISVHDKDSGSNGKVNCYISEQIPFKINPAFMDDFSLTVNGPLDREIKDNYEVVIIARDEGFPSLSVSKALKINISDVNDNAPRFLQLVDTIFIKENNPPGSHVYTASASDPDISQNSFITYSISDSSIDGIPISSYMSVNPENGKVFALVSFDHEHVTFFQCHIRATDAGLPPLSSNLTLNIFINDINDNAPTFSPLYSALTIKTSKLAQPGHLVTKVSATDLDSGYNALMSYHFKDLTGKAPFVISQQTGEISLKRQIIESDNDEYRLVVVARDHGEPVMTAITQVYVSLVEAGEEINFDHQDYKKDADDFSDANVYLVVAICVISSIFLITLIVFTVLRWQKYRDEVNELKENYKICSNTGGSWMYSQQTQYRVCSNSMQGRNDLIVFTPNNSQTAGNEENAAQHGLIHNSSYQVR, encoded by the coding sequence ATGCCGGAGGAATCCAAGCATGGCACCTTTATTGGAAGAATTGCTCAGGATCTTGGACTGGATATAGGTGAGATTAATTCCAGAATGTTACATATTGTCTCTAGAGATGAGAAGGAATATTTCCAGGTTAATCTGCAGAATGGAATCTTGTTTGTTAAAGAGACAATAGACAGAGAGTCCTTATGTACAGATACACCCTTCTGTATCATTCCTCTGCAGGTTATTGTAGATAAACCTGTGCAGATGTATCGTGTAAATGTAGAAATAGAAGATATAAATGACAATAGTCCAGTATTCTCCTCCAGTATAACTAATCTTATTATATCAGAGctcagacctgcaggatctcgtTTCCCACTATTGGGAGCCATAGATCCAGATCTTGGAACAAATTCTATTGTGAATTATGAGCTCAGTGCAAGTGATTATTTTGCATTAGATTTTCAAAAATATATGAATGAAATCAGATCATTGGAACTAGTGCTTAAGAAAACTCTAGATAGAGAGAAACAGTCTGTTCACAATCTGACACTTATAGCTTATGATGGAGGAAAACCAAGATTAAGTGGCACAACACAGATTGCCATCACTGTAGAAGATGTTAATGACAATGCTCCTTCTTTTGATCAACCATTCTACCAGTGCAGTGTGATTGAAAATGCTGGTGAAGGGACTTTAGTATTTAAATTAAATGCTACAGacttggatctggggaaaaatggAGAAATATCATATAAGTTTAGCAATATGGAAATGGAGAAAGTGAGCAGAATATTCATTTTAGATAAACAAACTGGAGAAATTAGAGTGAaaggagaaattgattttgaaaaaactaaaatgtatgAAATTCGCATTGATGCTACTGACAATGGAGATCACCCAATGGTTGGACACTGTAAAGTTCTAGTAACTGTTGTAGATGTCAATGACAATCCTCCTGAGATGACGGTGACATCATTATCAGTTCCTGTTCCAGAGAATTCTCCAAAGGGAACAACAGTCGCCATCATCAGTGTCCATGACAAGGATTCAGGGTCAAATGGTAAAGTGAATTGCTATATATCTGAGCAAATACCATTCAAGATAAACCCAGCATTTATGGATGATTTTTCATTGACCGTGAATGGGCCTCTAGATCGGGAAATAAAGGATAATTATGAAGTTGTCATAATTGCAAGAGATGAAGGTTTTCCATCACTGTCTGTTTCAAAAGCTCTAAAAATCAATATAAGTGATGTAAATGACAATGCTCCTCGATTTTTGCAGTTGGTTGATACAATCTTTATTAAGGAAAATAACCCACCAGGCTCTCATGTCTACACAGCCTCAGCTTCTGACCCAGACATTAGTCAGAATTCATTCATTACATACTCAATCAGTGACAGTTCTATTGATGGAATCCCTATATCTTCCTATATGTCAGTTAATCCAGAGAACGGAAAGGTATTTGCTTTAGTTTCCTTTGACCATGAACATGTAACCTTTTTCCAGTGTCATATAAGAGCCACAGATGCCGGTCTACCGCCACTCAGCTCTAACCTCACTCTAAATATCTTCATCAATGACATCAATGACAATGCTCCAACATTTTCCCCACTTTACTCAGCTCTAACCATAAAAACGTCAAAGCTGGCACAACCTGGACACCTTGTAACTAAAGTGAGTGCGACCGATTTGGATTCTGGATACAATGCTTTGATGTCTTATCATTTTAAGGATTTGACAGGAAAAGCACCATTTGTTATTTCTCAGCAAACTGGAGAGATCAGTTTAAAACGTCAAATTATAGAATCAGATAATGATGAGTACAGATTAGTGGTAGTGGCACGGGACCACGGAGAGCCAGTCATGACGGCAATAACACAAGTTTATGTTTCCTTGGTGGAAGCCGGAGAGGAGATCAATTTTGATCATCAGGATTACAAAAAGGATGCTGATGATTTTTCTGATGCAAATGTTTATCTGGTAGTAGCCATCTGTGTTATCTCAAGTATATTTCTCATTACCTTAATCGTCTTCACTGTTTTAAGATGGCAAAAATACAGAGATGAGGTGAATGAACTGAAGGAAAATTACAAGATCTGCTCCAACACTGGAGGTAGCTGGATGTATTCTCAACAAACGCAATATAGAGTATGTTCCAACTCAATGCAAGGCAGGAATGACTTAATAGTTTTCACTCCAAATAACTCTCAAACAGCAGGCAATGAAGAAAATGCAGCACAACATGGTCTTATACATAATTCTTCATACCAGGTAAGGTAA